The DNA region TTTTAATCACTTGAATTTATCAATTGGAATCACAATAATATTTGATGTTATCAATCAAGTTATCTAAAGTGAGAATAAAGCACATTATTGATGGCTGTTATAAAAGTAAGCCCACCACTACGAATCATCAAAGGAAGCAACTAATGAATAAACCAAATCCAAAAAAATTAACTCAGTGGATCGTAACAGCAGTATTTCTGGTACTTGTAATAGGATTTTCGCTCCTTGACCAGCAAGCAGTTAAAGCTCAAACACTAACACCATCTGTACCTACAGAATCTGAGCTAGCTCCAGTAATATCTCCGGTTACATCGCCAACGGAGTCTGTTACTGCTCCAGTAATATCTCCAGTTACATCCCCAATAGTGTCTGTTGCAGAAAACGTTAGACGTTTATTACAAACCAATGAATGTGTTGGATGTAATCTGACTGGAGCAATGCTAAAGGACGCAAATCTGCAAGCGGCAAACTTGGAGGGTGCTAACTTACAAAATGCAGATTTAGAAAGGGCTAACTTACAGCAAACAAATTTACAAGGGGCAAACTTTCAGGGAGCAGATTTAGGTAAGGTAAACCTTTTAGGAGCAAACCTTGTGGGAGCAAACCTATTTGATGCAGACCTAGAGAAAGCTAACCTGTTGGGAGCAAATTTGCAAACCGCTAACCTACAGGGCGCAGACTTGGAAAAGACAAATCTTACAAATGCAAATATCCAAGGGGTTAACCTGATGGGGGTTGATTTAGAAGATGCAATCAGACCAGAAGGATTCACTGTTCAGTGATTAAGCTGAAGTTCTCCGTGCAAATTTAATAAAAAATTTCAATTGCCTGATTCAGTAATGAATACAGGCTTTATTTTTTAAAATGTGAGTTCCACGGGTCAGATCGTGTCCGCTTGATTACTTGTTAAACCCTAATTTTCTAGGTTGTTTGATTTGCTTCCAACCAGTTAAGTAAATCCTCAAGGGTTGTAAAATCCAATAAAGCCTCGCCAAGTGCTTCTAATTGCTCTAGGGAAAGAGTTTCAACGCGCCCCCGAACCTCTTGTGGTAACTCTCCTACCCGTTTTTGTAGTTGCCGTAGCACAAGTGTTTGTCCTTGCTCCTGTTTTCCCCGCTCGTAACCAATGCGTTCGCCTGTAGTAATGTAGCTCATAGTCCGCTCCTGCTCAAATTCTTTAAACTCTTGCCAAAATTCTGCTTCTAAGGCTTTTGGTAAAATCATAACCCAATCAATAAATCGGTAAAGGTTACGAATATCTTTTTCTTGCAATCCTAATTCATACAATCGGCGAATCAAGCTAAATTTCCAAGCTTTACGTTCTCCTAGCTTTTTATTTGTTTGCTGTGTCTTCAAATGCGCCATTACTCCCGACTTCTTGGAGAAGTCGGGGATCTGAGGCTGGCGATTTTCATCAATATAGAAGGGATTTGCCCGAAAATAGCAGTCGAACTCAGGTTTTTAAAAGTTTGTACCCATGTAATTGTCGGAACTTGCGATCGCCACAATAGTAGATAAAGGAACTTCAGCAAAATACTCTCGCTGAAACTGTTCTTCTCTGATAGCATCTAAAAATCGTTCCACTGCTGCTTCAGCCAAGTTTTCTGCATTATCGCTGGGATGCCAGGTGATTTGCAAATAACGGTCTTGTCGTTTGACTGTAAACCCTAAATATTTTAAAGCTTTGATGCCTACAAGTAAGGTTTGGTCGGTAATGCCGATTTTCTCTAAAAGTTGGACGCGCGTAACTAGTTGATTTGTGCGACTAAGATATTTGGCAATTCCTACAAGAGTCAGCCAAATTTGATTGGGTGGTTGGAGGTTGGGTTTAGACCAAGCGATCGCTAATTGTTGTGAACTACTTATCGTTAGACATCGCCGCAACCACGCGCGTAAATCATCCCAGTTTGTAGGACAATCTTCGATAATCAGTGCTGAGTGCTGAGTGCCAAGTGCTGAGTGTTCTTGATTTCGCAAATCCAAGATGAGTGGTGTTAGCGATCGCGGGGCGTTTAGTCCATTCTGAGTCCTGTGTGCTGAATTAACACTGGGACGCACGGCAATTAATCTGATTTCATAACGTTTTTTGAAGGTGTTATAGTCTAATTCTGCTATGCAATCACACCTTCCTATGGGCAATTCATCTTTGTAGTGCCCCCACCATATACCAGGAAAAGCACTTCTGCTGGAATCATCCCGAATATCAAACTCGGTTTTAATGTACTGTACCTTTTTCCCTTGCCAATCCTGCTGATTGCGATGCCAAGAATTTTCAAACCAGCAGTTTTGAATTAGCAATTTCGGAACAGGATTACCCATTCCACATGGTTCTAGCAATTTCATCTCCAAAAATAACTCTTTCCCCAAGTCTGCGACTGTTACCGTCAAGTCTGCTTGCACGGTAGGCGTTAAGGTTGTACTACCTAAAGATTGCCGCAACTGCTGATTAATCGCTGCTGTAAATAAAGGAATATTCTCCACCAACAAACTCAAACCTGCTGCAAAGGGATGTCCGCCAAAACGATGTAACAAATGTGCTTGGTCTTTTACCAGTTGGTATAAATCAACTGAATTCACGGAACGGGCGGAACCACGGGCTAGAGATTGGGGATTAGGGATTGGGGATTGGGAAAATTCCTGTCCAGTCCCCAGTTCCCAATCCCCAGTTCCCAGTCCCTCTGTACTTAACAAAATAGTCGGGCGACCTGTTTCTTGTGCTACTTGTCCAGCGACTAAGCCTAAGACACCCGCAGGCCATTGGGCATCTTCTAGGACGATGACGCTAGTGGTTGATAAGTCTAATTGAGTAAGTTTTTGTGCTACTTGCGCTTGCACATCTTTTTGCAAAGATTTGCGACGGGTGTTTGCGAGTTCTGTAACTTCGGCTAGTTCGTTACAACGCTTGGCATCTCGACTAGTTAATAATTCAACGCAAAAACTGGCATCGCCTTGGATGCGGCTGACGGCGTTAATTCTTGGCCCCAAACCAAAGGAAATATCTGTGGGGCGATCGCCACTTTTCTGACACAATTCTAATAATCGCCCCACCCCCGGACGGCGACGCGCTGCTGCTGGCTGTTGAAAATCTGCTTGCAGTCGTTGAATTCCCATCTGTGCTAAATAGCGACAATCTCCACTTAACTGCACTAAGTCGGCAATTAATCCTACTGCTACTAAATCTAATAAATCCTCTAACGGATGTTTTGCAATATTAGGCAGACTTTGATATAATCCTTCCACTAACTTATAAGCTACCGCTACCCCAGAAAGATTGAACAGGTGATGTTCTCTGGGCAAATAACGAGGATTAATAATTGCTGCGACGGGTGGACGTTCGGCAGGTAAGGTGTGATGGTCTGTAACGATTACATCTATACCTAGTTGTTTGGCATAGATAATTTCCTCAATGTTTGTGCTGCCTGTGTCGCAAGTCACAATTAATTTGCAACCTTGTTTTGCGAGGTTATCAATCCCTTGATTATTGAGTCCGTGAGATTCTTTCAGGCGATTGGGAATATAGTAAATTAACTGAGTATTTTGTGTAAAAAATTGCCCTAATCCATCCCAAAGTAGAGATGTAGCGGTAATCCCATCAG from Nostoc commune NIES-4072 includes:
- a CDS encoding pentapeptide repeat-containing protein, whose product is MNKPNPKKLTQWIVTAVFLVLVIGFSLLDQQAVKAQTLTPSVPTESELAPVISPVTSPTESVTAPVISPVTSPIVSVAENVRRLLQTNECVGCNLTGAMLKDANLQAANLEGANLQNADLERANLQQTNLQGANFQGADLGKVNLLGANLVGANLFDADLEKANLLGANLQTANLQGADLEKTNLTNANIQGVNLMGVDLEDAIRPEGFTVQ
- a CDS encoding single-stranded-DNA-specific exonuclease RecJ encodes the protein MPEQQQWIIAATEQPPEWFIQAVKQYTPASSGIYAAQLLWQRGIKDHQQLTAFINHKAYQPASPFEFGQEMHLAIARLQQAYNIKEKIAIWGDFDADGITATSLLWDGLGQFFTQNTQLIYYIPNRLKESHGLNNQGIDNLAKQGCKLIVTCDTGSTNIEEIIYAKQLGIDVIVTDHHTLPAERPPVAAIINPRYLPREHHLFNLSGVAVAYKLVEGLYQSLPNIAKHPLEDLLDLVAVGLIADLVQLSGDCRYLAQMGIQRLQADFQQPAAARRRPGVGRLLELCQKSGDRPTDISFGLGPRINAVSRIQGDASFCVELLTSRDAKRCNELAEVTELANTRRKSLQKDVQAQVAQKLTQLDLSTTSVIVLEDAQWPAGVLGLVAGQVAQETGRPTILLSTEGLGTGDWELGTGQEFSQSPIPNPQSLARGSARSVNSVDLYQLVKDQAHLLHRFGGHPFAAGLSLLVENIPLFTAAINQQLRQSLGSTTLTPTVQADLTVTVADLGKELFLEMKLLEPCGMGNPVPKLLIQNCWFENSWHRNQQDWQGKKVQYIKTEFDIRDDSSRSAFPGIWWGHYKDELPIGRCDCIAELDYNTFKKRYEIRLIAVRPSVNSAHRTQNGLNAPRSLTPLILDLRNQEHSALGTQHSALIIEDCPTNWDDLRAWLRRCLTISSSQQLAIAWSKPNLQPPNQIWLTLVGIAKYLSRTNQLVTRVQLLEKIGITDQTLLVGIKALKYLGFTVKRQDRYLQITWHPSDNAENLAEAAVERFLDAIREEQFQREYFAEVPLSTIVAIASSDNYMGTNF